From the genome of Watersipora subatra chromosome 9, tzWatSuba1.1, whole genome shotgun sequence:
gtaggattaactagcacatataaatatagtggtgatgtctctctgtgtaggattaactagcacatataaatatagtggtgatatctctctgtgtaggattaactaacacatataaatatagtggtgatatctctgtgtaggattaactaacacatataaatatagtagtgatatctgtgtgtaggattaactaacacagatataaatatagtggtgatatctctatgtgtaggatttactagcacatatataaatacagtggtgatgtctctctgtgtaggattaactaacacatataaatatagtggtgatatctctctgtgtaggattaactaacacatataaatatagtggtgatatctctgtgtaggattaactaacacatataaatatagtagtgatatctgtgtgtaggattaactaacacagatataaatatagtggtgatatctctgtgtgtaggatttactagcacatatataaatatagtggtgatgtctctctgtgtaggattaactaacacatataaatatagtggtgatatctctgtgtaggattaactagcacataaaaatatagtggtgatatctctctgtgtaggattaactaacacatataaatatagtggtgatatctctgtgtaggattaactagcacatataaatatagtggtgatatctctctgtgtaggattaactaacacatataaatatagtagtgatatctgtgtgtaggattaactaacacatataaatatagtggtgatatctttgTGTGTAGggttaactaacacagatataaatatagtggtgatatctctgtgtgtaggatttactagcacatatataaatatagtggtgatatctctctgtgtaggattaactaacacatataaatatagtggtgatatctctgtgtaggattaactagcacataaaaatatagtggtgatatctctgtgtaggattaactagcacatataaatatagtggtgatatctctctgtgtaggattaactaacacatataaatatagtggtgatatctctgtgtaggattaactaacacatataaatatagtggtgatatctctgtgtaggattaactagcacatataaatatagtggtgatatctctctgtgtaggattaactaacacatataaatatagtagtgatatctgtgtgtaggattaactaacacagatataaatatagtggtgatatctctgtgtgtaggatttactagcacatatataaatatagtggtgatgtctctctgtgtaggattaactaacacatataaatatagtggcgatatctctgtgtaggattaactagcacataaaaatatagtggtgatatctctgtgtaggattaactagcacatataaatatagtggtgatatctctgtgtaggattaactagcacatataaatatagtggtgatatctctctgtgtaggattaactaacacatataaatatagtggtgatatctgtgtgtaggattaactaacacagatataaatatagtggtgatatctctgtgtgtaggattaactaacacatataaatatagtggtgatatctctttgtgtaggattacctaacacaggtataaatatagcggtgatttctctctttgtaggattaactaacacagcttttgtatcggtcagcaagcctacctttatcttcttcatctcattcagttcagtactaaggtccctgatgcgccggtcgtagacaacttggttcttcatcattttggcgtgctcctttttggcagtatttaccttattgagctcctgttgcatggtatccagccgtttctcaaactccattttaactttgcgcacctgctcctccgactgctgcttctcgctgcctgaaaacagaactcacataacagtttatttcatttgtatttgctatcctggtaactgctgtccggttacgaattagctggttgcaaagctagctacacgttaagattatcaaactcataccaattactatctaaatgacagattattacaccgaagccatagcactgtatggactgaactttataacttgttaagagctagctgattaactgttaacagctgatctaacatatactagctataacagctgatctaacatatactagctataacaggaggttacctaagctgcttaggacctggtttcgttctcgttcaacagccattatttggtcctgcaagttgcgcattttatcctcgtaatgctgacgaattgtttgcagttgtcgctggctcctttcgagttcttcaatcattctttgtttaagtgaaatctctcctgacagctctgccaggtcttcttgaagatggtcagactctacaagaattagaaatgataaaaaccagctgattatatcaagtcctgatgagcatatgaaggttttagcaatgctttcgaccggtattcatatgggtagaatagcaccagtgtatatacgtatatgggtagaatagttaccagtgtatatacgtatatgggtagaatagtaccggtatctatacgtatatgggtagaattgtaccggtatctatatgggtgctattctacctagtatagatactgggtagaatagtatctatatgggtaatcttggccttgacctttaaacggttgcatcaaccaagggtgatcaactgatcaaggcggcaaaagaaattaactgaaagcagctgtcatatatgttatagcagttgttatatatgttatagcagttgttatatatgttatagcagttgttatatatgttatagcagctgttatatatgttatagtagctgttatatatgatatagcagctgttatatatgtcaaaatatgatgctagtaagcgatcaatgaaagtaatctagacttgcacactacgcttactgcttctagcgagctgctcttccttgtgctagtctagcaaaacattatcgaattacttgttacatgatataccttacccgccttagcttattatggcatagacttattatggcaataactcacttaacaagttgtataccattactgttaacaaactgtagatttcaccttagttggtggtctttaatacttcttaaaaactcagattttgcccccaagtgaacaacagtctagagacacctcatttaatactctaacatagaattcaattcttttttaaaaattacagataaataatttatagataggctaactttcaatattatttgcgttcaacaaagtttacataagttggtaaagcacaatgttcaaatactatttgacgaagaaaaatgtaactagcagttgtgacagagctaaaacataagttaatcatgtaaaatgtatcaaatagtttgtagctctgaaagtttcaagttaattacaaaagatacacgAACGttacgttttttgcggcgttaagaagaaaggcaacaaatgacagccactgacttacatttaaaaaatgtgtcaaaatgtgtaagagttgaggctgttgtggctagacacacaaaataacacgtcacattgacaaagaaatggacgagtgcgaattagcctttaccaggcgaaggccatgacattcttgttagattttttattatcattagttgttattattagcgtttttaaggaaattttgttgtgtaaattttactgttggttttgagagagaataaattgattggttaaaaaaggtcagactttacagaatccagctagtttttttctgccttaacaaaacaacaacttaaaagcattctatataaaacatgtaatataattattaggttaacaaaactgtgttttgccaaataaacaacgacattgattcaaattgtctttgtaatttattcaaatatccattcgcatcttactgacacttaacaatgattgaacaatgcgtgcagagttattgaaattaataataaatgcctgttcgataaatcaataaaggtcagtattacctgaggtattgaagaaacggaattgttatccttttcagtaggaagtgtttgcacagaactatcaccactagtgccacagctataccgttctagatctctgcaggcagaaaaagtaggtcaaggccggtcatacggagcaagttaaggcctgtcatacagagtaagttaaggcctgtcatacagggtaagttaaggcttgtcatacagagtaagttaaagcctgtcatacggagtaagttaaggcctgccatacggagcaagttaagggctgtcatacagagtaagttaaagcctgtcatacagagtaagttagagcctgtcatacagagtaagttaaggccggtcatacagagtgagttaaggcctgtcatacagagtgagttacggcctgtcatacagagtgagttaaggcctgtcatacagagagctaaaagctactaaaactgatagtagctatttactataaatactatttactgtgtatgtgaacttgtagctgtcatagatagatttgctggagctcaccctataaaattttacttgcattcacaaacatgaattaatgcaatgtccgtagtcatgtattttaataatcattttattgcactagtgctttaaaaaaatttcgaaaaagattaaatgtccagtaaactgatgcaaatagaaacaatcacattaaccttaacacaagagaagatcttaacacaagagaaggtaccacagcttataactacaggtagatcttaacacaagagaaggtgaatcacagcttataactacaggtagattttaacacaagagaaggtaacacagcttataactacaggtagatcttaacacaagagaaggtaccacagcttataactacaggtagaccttaacacaagagaaggtaacacagcttataactacaaccatctgcaagacatttcacattctctttgataatccttaacactatggtagtaaacgtagagtgtttagaatatttggccggcttacattcttgttgcgactgtatagttatcccgcaatcctgcaaaacctggtctaaaagctgatcccgtaacctggaatccatctgcattttatcgtagcgagcagtcaactccttgaattgagattctttctgagtacaagcaaagccctgagtgagagcgagtgagagaaggtgctccaacagatacttgctttcatcaacagaggagacatccaaagcttttgtcaaactagtctcatcctaacaagtaaggtagtatgtgtaatgagcacattttgtaatatggttcagagacatcattacaagcaatataacaaccagttcttcgagttgcgttgtgattgcaaaagcaatgaccaaatttgatgctcaaaccaaagagctatcgcaatatgtaaatgtaacttgttttgtcgtaatataaactgataaaaactaatgaaaaaggactcaagaaaaaaacagcaggggttcattctataagaatatataacatgttaactgtttcttgaatctatgagaagaatttgagccataataaaattattgatataggaataaaagtgtcatttcttctagtgaataacgacaggttaaaagattatcttggcttataataatattttatatgagagacaagatagatatgaaagggcatgcaagtcgtacgatgaggtttagaggttgttagaggggtagcgttttaaacataacatgaactgcttctagtgaattattgagaaaatgtttccagtcgataggagatgaactcattgtggatgtcaaataaaggtgaaagattatagattctgaattaacaaaatcaaatgttgctgcatgactgtagaagataactttactgatttacatgcgcttacgtaaattcgagtatagccatctatgggaacgggccgataaatgggaattgttagctaagcccgctgtaacattaaaaaggataaataaagcaatgaataattactaaacatacaacacactgatgaaatatattaggtaaatgcttagacaggaagcaatgcgagattactaaatgcttagacaggaagcaatgtgagattagtaaatgcttagacaggaagcaatgcgaggttagtaaatgcttagacagaaagcaatgcgagattagtaaatgcttagacaggaagcaatgcaaggttagtaaatgcttagacaggaagcaatgcgaggttagtaaatgcttagacaggaagcaatgcgaggttagtaaatgcttagacaggaagcaatgcgaggttagtaaatgcttagacaagaagtaatgcgaggttagtaaatgcttagacaggaagcaatgcgaggttagtaaatgcttagacaggaagcaatgcgaggttagtaaatgcttagacaggaaacaatgcaaagttagtaaatgctagcagtagccattacaagcctaagcagacgcatagcaaaagcaaatgaacaaaccttcgcctcctcttccatctgcatgatattgttttggcactcagacacgttactctgaatgtatgtcatattggtgctcatcgtctccagctgatcttctaggtccatggcgacagtcgtctgcaaatgaataggagttacacaacgactaccttaagcgtggttctcatatatgccgcaaagcaccggcaacagcaccgcaggctatggcggtgaaatgtgagcctacacgccgggtaccgccgagtaccaccggtagttgccggcagttaacacaagagtttagcgctgttcaaatttcgcaaatagccgcaagcaaaaccttcctgaaatgcactgtacaggtaaaggtcaccattatcaaaatggcgtggcgagcgaacattttatgtgaagctgcgattatgtttagcaatgcagctttagatgtgaacagaagctgccgatcctaacgtcgcaagcgttttgctgcgcaagttaccgccggagtctcgcaatcgatatggaaaccagactttagcagctatgaagatgagttgaacatatcatcaacaaaatttcagcgcaatatattgtaaccgtgacattactgattactctatgcaatgtaatgattatgccagcaattatcaaataagagtctgtagagagttttctgttcaacagaacagaaaacattagagaaacacaaggaataaggcattggctatttacg
Proteins encoded in this window:
- the LOC137405476 gene encoding kinesin-like protein KIF21A, with amino-acid sequence MDLEDQLETMSTNMTYIQSNVSECQNNIMQMEEEAKDETSLTKALDVSSVDESKYLLEHLLSLALTQGFACTQKESQFKELTARYDKMQMDSRLRDQLLDQVLQDCGITIQSQQE